A window of Zingiber officinale cultivar Zhangliang chromosome 5A, Zo_v1.1, whole genome shotgun sequence contains these coding sequences:
- the LOC121981676 gene encoding FCS-Like Zinc finger 6-like: protein MLLGKRSRPPMRRTTSSLEFPDGGVSFDVEAPQPLDQGESIGCQPLDPRWGSAEVARRAVNVSGADWRAARFVGSMLSPRGGVQRSNPVELSGDHPGTAAFLRACGLCNRRLGPGRDAFMYRGEIAFCSLECRQEHMSLDVPSAAQEP from the exons ATGCTGCTCGGGAAGCGGTCGAGGCCTCCGATGCGGCGGACGACGAGCTCGCTGGAGTTTCCGGATGGCGGAGTCTCCTTTGACGTCGAGGCCCCTCAGCCGCTGGATCAGGGCGAATCGATCGGGTGCCAGCCTCTGGATCCGCGGTGGGGCTCGGCGGAGGTGGCGCGTCGAGCGGTCAACGTCTCTGGGGCGGACTGGCGCGCGGCTCGGTTCGTGGGGTCCATGCTTTCCCCCCGCGGCGGCGTGCAGAGGAGCAATCCTGTGGAGTTGTCCGGTGACCACCCTGGGACCGCGGCCTTCTTGAGGGCATGTGGTCTCTGCAATCGACGCCTCGGACCCGGCCGGGATGCGTTCATGTACAG GGGTGAGATTGCTTTTTGCAGCCTGGAATGCCGTCAGGAGCACATGAGCTTGGATGTGCCTTCAGCAGCACAGGAACCATGA
- the LOC121979990 gene encoding chaperone protein DnaJ 2-like, with the protein MYSLPSFTSGSLRHAPPPLIISCTALARSKPPNFYEVLSLDTSGSLAGPEEIKRAYRRLALRCHPDLCSAGSGNKEECTRRFIELHQAYVALSDPALRRKHDMELRGIAGGNDGSCRQFSREVWEAQLHKLWQRSTVRRRGRAAEN; encoded by the coding sequence ATGTATTCGCTTCCAAGTTTCACCTCAGGCTCCCTTCGTCACGCACCGCCGCCACTGATCATCTCCTGCACGGCTTTGGCCAGATCCAAACCCCCCAACTTCTACGAGGTGCTCTCGCTCGACACCTCCGGTTCCCTAGCCGGGCCCGAGGAGATCAAGAGGGCCTACCGGCGCTTGGCCCTCCGGTGCCATCCTGACCTCTGCTCCGCTGGTTCCGGCAACAAAGAAGAGTGCACGAGGAGGTTCATCGAGCTGCACCAGGCTTACGTCGCGCTGTCCGACCCGGCTCTGCGTAGGAAGCACGACATGGAGCTGAGGGGTATTGCCGGAGGCAACGATGGCAGCTGCCGGCAGTTCTCCAGGGAGGTGTGGGAGGCGCAACTCCACAAGCTTTGGCAGCGGTCGACTGTGCGGCGCAGGGGAAGGGCGGCAGAGAATTAG